The Flavobacteriales bacterium DNA window CTCATCAAGTTCGTATCCAAGACGGGTGTGACCTCGGTGGAGATAGAGCAGAAAGATTTCAAGATCACCATTAAGACTGAGGCGAAGAACAAAGGCAAAAAAGAAGTGGTGGCCATGCCTATGCAGGCCATGCATATGCAGCCTTCTGCCCCAGCTCAGGTACAAGCAGCTCCGGCTCCTGCGCCCGCTCCAGCAGCGGCCGATTCAGGTGGTGGAGATAGCAAGAAGGCCGAGGATGATGACAGCAAGTATGTGACCATCAAAAGCCCTATGATCGGTACCTTCTACCGTTCGCCCGGACCTGATAAGGACAGCTTTGTCAATGTGGGTGAAGAGGTCAAGCCGGGCAAGGTCATCTGCATCATCGAGGCCATGAAGCTCTTCAATGAGATCGAGTCCGAGGTGAGTGGTAAGATCGTCAAGGTATTGGTAGATGATGCCACTCCGGTGGAGTATGATCAGCCGCTGTTCTTGGTCGATCCGTCCTGAGGGACACTCCTTCCTAGTATTCCATAACCTGAAAACACTCAGCTATTCATGGGAATGTTCAAAAAGGTACTTGTAGCCAATCGTGGAGAGATCGCATTGCGGGTCATACGCACCTGCCATGAGATGGGCATACGCACAGTGGCCGTCTATTCCACGGCCGATGCAGATAGTCTTCATGTCCGATTTGCCGATGAGGCAGTATGTATAGGCCCGGCCAGCAGTGCGGATTCCTATCTGGATATGGCACGCATCATCGCTGCGGCCGAGATCACCAATGCTGATGCGATCCATCCGGGATACGGATTCCTCTCTGAGAATGCCCGTTTCTCCAAGATCTGTGAAGAAAACGATATCAAGTTCATTGGAGCCTCTGCTGAGATGATCGATGCCATGGGGGACAAGGCCAGCGCCAAGACCACCATGAAGAAGGCCGGTGTACCTACCATCCCTGGATCTGAAGGCATTCTGGGCTCATTGAGCGAGGCCAAGCAGATCGCCAAGCAGATCAAATACCCCATCATGCTCAAGGCCACGGCCGGTGGAGGTGGTAAGGGTATGAAGGTCTGCCACAACGATGAGGACCTTGCAGAAGCATGGGAAAGCACCCGTAGAGAGGCCAAGGCCGCCTTTGGAAATGACGGGATGTACATGGAGAAATTCGTGGAAGAACCCCGCCATATCGAGATTCAGATCGTAGGTGACCAGCATGGGAAGTACTGTCACTTGAGCGAGCGCGACTGTTCCATCCAGCGTAGACACCAGAAGTTGGTCGAAGAAACGCCTTCTCCCTTCATGACCAAGCGACTCCGTCAGAAGATGGGAACGGCAGCCATCAAAGCGGCCAAAGCAGTGGACTATGAAGGTGTAGGTACAGTAGAGTTCCTCGTGGACAAGAATCGCGACTTCTACTTCATGGAGATGAATACCCGTATCCAGGTGGAACATACCATCACCGAAGAGGTGATCGATCATGATCTCATACGTGAGCAGATCAAGGTAGCCGCAGGGATCAAGATCTCCGGAAAGAATTACGAGCCTACCAAGCACAGCATACAGTGTAGGATCAATGCGGAGGACCCCTTCCATGATTTCAGACCGAGTCCAGGTAAGATCACGGTCTACCACGCACCGGGAGGACACGGAGTACGGGTGGATACCCACGTCTACGCGGGATACACCATTCCCCCTTATTATGACAGCATGATCTCCAAGCTCATCGTCACGGCCCAGACCCGTGATGAGGCCATCGATAAGATGCTCAGGGCGCTGAGGGAGTATGTGATAGAGGGCGTCAAGACGACCATCCCTTTCCACATCCAGCTTTTGCAGGATGAAGATTTCCGGAAAGGGAATTTCAATACCAAGTTCTTAGAGAGCTTCGAGCTCAAGGAGGTGTGATCGCGATCCGCCCATTCGGTCGGAGCAGGATCCAGCACTGCGCTCCAAAAAAGAGTGTGGCCACCAGCAGGTGCAAGGGTTGGGCCAAGGCCGGCATATGCAGATAGGCCAAGGTCATTCCCAGCA harbors:
- the accB gene encoding acetyl-CoA carboxylase biotin carboxyl carrier protein encodes the protein MKLDEIQNLIKFVSKTGVTSVEIEQKDFKITIKTEAKNKGKKEVVAMPMQAMHMQPSAPAQVQAAPAPAPAPAAADSGGGDSKKAEDDDSKYVTIKSPMIGTFYRSPGPDKDSFVNVGEEVKPGKVICIIEAMKLFNEIESEVSGKIVKVLVDDATPVEYDQPLFLVDPS
- the accC gene encoding acetyl-CoA carboxylase biotin carboxylase subunit, which translates into the protein MFKKVLVANRGEIALRVIRTCHEMGIRTVAVYSTADADSLHVRFADEAVCIGPASSADSYLDMARIIAAAEITNADAIHPGYGFLSENARFSKICEENDIKFIGASAEMIDAMGDKASAKTTMKKAGVPTIPGSEGILGSLSEAKQIAKQIKYPIMLKATAGGGGKGMKVCHNDEDLAEAWESTRREAKAAFGNDGMYMEKFVEEPRHIEIQIVGDQHGKYCHLSERDCSIQRRHQKLVEETPSPFMTKRLRQKMGTAAIKAAKAVDYEGVGTVEFLVDKNRDFYFMEMNTRIQVEHTITEEVIDHDLIREQIKVAAGIKISGKNYEPTKHSIQCRINAEDPFHDFRPSPGKITVYHAPGGHGVRVDTHVYAGYTIPPYYDSMISKLIVTAQTRDEAIDKMLRALREYVIEGVKTTIPFHIQLLQDEDFRKGNFNTKFLESFELKEV